One segment of Curtobacterium sp. MR_MD2014 DNA contains the following:
- the leuD gene encoding 3-isopropylmalate dehydratase small subunit gives MDKITTVTGIAAPLQRSNVDTDQIIPAVYLKRVTKTGFEDALFAGWRQDPDFVLNQPVYQGAQVLVAGPDFGTGSSREHAVWALRDFGFRVVVSSRFADIFKGNAGKQGLVTAIVTEPEVEALWAEIAANPGIEATVDLVAQRVSLGAVDVPFEIDAYTRWRLMEGLDDIGLTLRDESSITEFESRRSRWRPKTLPVK, from the coding sequence ATGGACAAGATCACCACCGTCACCGGGATCGCCGCGCCGCTGCAGCGCTCGAACGTCGACACCGACCAGATCATCCCCGCGGTCTACCTCAAGCGCGTCACGAAGACCGGCTTCGAGGACGCCCTGTTCGCCGGGTGGCGCCAGGACCCCGACTTCGTGCTGAACCAGCCCGTCTACCAGGGGGCGCAGGTGCTGGTCGCCGGCCCGGACTTCGGGACCGGGTCGAGCCGCGAGCACGCGGTCTGGGCGCTCCGCGACTTCGGCTTCCGCGTGGTGGTGTCGAGTCGTTTCGCGGACATCTTCAAGGGCAACGCGGGCAAGCAGGGTCTGGTCACCGCGATCGTGACCGAACCGGAAGTCGAGGCACTCTGGGCCGAGATCGCGGCGAACCCGGGCATCGAGGCGACCGTCGACCTGGTCGCGCAGCGCGTGTCGCTCGGCGCGGTGGACGTGCCCTTCGAGATCGACGCCTACACTCGTTGGCGGTTGATGGAAGGGCTCGACGACATCGGGCTCACCCTCCGTGACGAGTCCTCGATCACGGAGTTCGAATCCCGCCGCTCCCGATGGCGGCCGAAGACATTGCCGGTGAAGTAG
- a CDS encoding NAD(P)H-dependent glycerol-3-phosphate dehydrogenase has product MQSTDKPRVAVIGAGSWGTTFAKVLAEGGADTVVWARRPEVAREITETKRNSDYLPGINLPRTLTASTSLSAVLDGAEQVYVSVPSQTLRSNLSAIAPLLPEGVPVVSLMKGVEKATGLRMSEVLHEGLGIDRDRIAVASGPNLALEIARRQPTAAVVSSTSLETATAVAAVATNPYFRSFTNTDVIGTEFGGVLKNLIAVAIGIVDGVGYGENTKASIITRGLAEMTDFAVSLGAQPSTLSGLAGLGDLIATCQSPLSRNNTAGRLLGQGYRFDEVVRQMNQTAEGLASVAPILELAAANGVDMPIVGQVAEVLAGRLDPRNIAPHLTETDEPQGE; this is encoded by the coding sequence ATGCAGTCCACCGACAAGCCGCGCGTCGCCGTCATCGGTGCGGGCAGCTGGGGGACCACCTTCGCGAAGGTGCTGGCCGAGGGCGGTGCCGACACCGTCGTCTGGGCACGTCGGCCCGAGGTCGCACGGGAGATCACCGAGACGAAGCGGAACTCCGACTACCTGCCGGGCATCAACCTGCCGCGCACGCTGACCGCGTCGACGTCGCTGTCCGCGGTGCTCGACGGCGCCGAGCAGGTGTACGTGTCGGTGCCGTCGCAGACGCTCCGGTCGAACCTGTCCGCGATCGCGCCGCTGCTGCCCGAGGGCGTCCCCGTCGTGAGCCTGATGAAGGGCGTCGAGAAGGCCACGGGCCTGCGGATGAGCGAGGTCCTGCACGAGGGTCTCGGCATCGACCGCGACCGGATCGCGGTCGCGAGCGGACCGAACCTGGCGCTCGAGATCGCCCGTCGGCAGCCGACCGCCGCGGTCGTGTCGTCGACGTCGCTCGAGACGGCGACCGCGGTGGCCGCGGTCGCCACGAACCCGTACTTCCGCTCGTTCACGAACACCGACGTCATCGGCACGGAGTTCGGCGGCGTGCTGAAGAACCTCATCGCGGTCGCGATCGGCATCGTCGACGGCGTCGGCTACGGCGAGAACACCAAGGCGTCGATCATCACACGCGGGCTCGCCGAGATGACCGACTTCGCGGTGTCGCTCGGTGCGCAGCCGTCGACCCTGTCCGGGCTCGCCGGCCTCGGCGACCTGATCGCGACCTGCCAGTCCCCGCTGTCGCGGAACAACACGGCCGGCCGCCTGCTCGGTCAGGGGTACCGCTTCGACGAGGTCGTGCGCCAGATGAACCAGACCGCGGAGGGCCTGGCATCGGTGGCCCCGATCCTCGAACTGGCGGCGGCGAACGGCGTCGACATGCCCATCGTCGGCCAGGTGGCCGAGGTCCTCGCCGGTAGGCTCGACCCGCGCAACATCGCGCCGCACCTCACCGAGACCGACGAGCCGCAGGGCGAGTGA
- a CDS encoding RidA family protein yields MTSAVQLIRSDRLSSVAEYAYAATAPAGARLVFLAGACPLDEQGRTVAVGDHRAQAARCMANLETALAAAGAGLGDLLHTRVLVASSDRADLVAAWEVVRAAMGDHDVPSTLTGVTVLGYDDQLVEVEGVAALVD; encoded by the coding sequence GTGACCAGCGCCGTGCAGCTCATCCGCTCCGACCGACTCAGCTCCGTGGCGGAGTACGCGTACGCCGCCACCGCGCCTGCCGGTGCCCGACTGGTGTTCCTCGCCGGGGCCTGCCCGCTCGACGAGCAGGGTCGCACCGTCGCCGTGGGGGACCACCGTGCCCAGGCCGCTCGGTGCATGGCCAACCTCGAGACGGCGCTCGCCGCGGCCGGCGCCGGACTCGGCGACCTCCTGCACACCCGCGTGCTCGTGGCGTCGTCCGACCGGGCCGACCTCGTCGCCGCGTGGGAGGTCGTCCGGGCCGCGATGGGGGACCACGACGTGCCCAGCACGCTGACGGGGGTGACCGTCCTCGGCTACGACGACCAGCTCGTCGAGGTCGAGGGCGTGGCCGCCCTGGTGGACTGA
- a CDS encoding DUF3515 family protein produces MDTVRRPFRWTAIAGVAVALAAGLTGCTNAVSMAPAPSADTAACAAVQVRLPTTVGNDLPLRNTNAQSTAAWGDPAAALYHCGVAVPTVSDLPCFSKGGVDWIRDDRGAQVVYTTFGRSPAVQVVIDSTKTTDQVVQDLSDVVSTLPEDGHRCLDPADVQG; encoded by the coding sequence ATGGACACCGTGCGCCGACCCTTCCGCTGGACCGCGATCGCGGGTGTCGCCGTGGCACTCGCCGCCGGGCTGACCGGGTGCACGAACGCCGTGTCGATGGCACCCGCTCCGTCCGCCGACACCGCCGCGTGCGCAGCCGTGCAGGTCCGCCTCCCCACGACCGTCGGGAACGACCTGCCGTTGCGGAACACGAACGCGCAGTCGACGGCCGCGTGGGGCGACCCGGCCGCAGCGCTCTACCACTGCGGCGTCGCGGTGCCGACGGTGTCCGACCTGCCGTGCTTCAGCAAGGGCGGGGTCGACTGGATCCGCGACGACCGCGGGGCGCAGGTCGTCTACACGACCTTCGGCCGGTCCCCGGCGGTGCAGGTCGTCATCGACTCGACGAAGACCACCGACCAGGTCGTGCAGGACCTGTCCGACGTCGTGTCGACGCTGCCGGAGGACGGGCACCGCTGCCTCGACCCCGCGGACGTCCAGGGCTGA
- a CDS encoding FUSC family protein, with the protein MTTPAHSTRTTNLEGAARAAIAGGAPLALLIALGMPGYAAFAMFAGFTAIFGATEPYRQRAVTTGVAGALQAACMLAGIGVALLGHPLWLQAVGLVVVLVVAVCTLTALQTIPAQPIFPVFAFVVSSLVPLRPADLPTVLLIIVGSVAWAWLVAMSGAVLRRLLHPRAPHRFRPLAARKHRTLDVLRTPALRETVALNVVGSVVAGAVAVTIPGLGHPYWAVIAVVSTLPALRQRHTLRRAWQRVVGTVGGTVVAVGILLLEPSVWWIVVIAVVGQFFAEIFVARHYAVTLLFLTPLALAVSWLSLPEAPELLALDRIAQTLLGALVSVALLVVGRFVERRRGRPLGATSAIRTV; encoded by the coding sequence ATGACGACGCCTGCGCACTCGACCCGGACCACCAACCTCGAGGGCGCAGCCCGCGCCGCGATCGCGGGCGGCGCACCGCTCGCGCTGCTCATCGCCCTGGGGATGCCGGGCTACGCGGCGTTCGCGATGTTCGCCGGCTTCACGGCGATCTTCGGCGCGACCGAGCCGTACCGCCAGCGTGCCGTCACGACCGGCGTCGCCGGTGCGCTCCAGGCGGCGTGCATGCTCGCGGGCATCGGCGTCGCGTTGCTCGGGCACCCGCTGTGGCTGCAGGCGGTCGGGCTCGTGGTGGTGCTCGTCGTCGCCGTGTGCACGCTCACGGCGCTGCAGACGATCCCCGCGCAACCGATCTTCCCGGTCTTCGCGTTCGTCGTCTCCTCGCTCGTCCCGCTGCGGCCCGCCGACCTGCCGACGGTCCTGCTGATCATCGTCGGCTCGGTCGCGTGGGCGTGGCTCGTGGCGATGTCGGGCGCGGTGCTCCGTCGACTCCTGCACCCGCGGGCGCCGCACCGCTTCCGGCCGCTGGCGGCACGCAAGCACCGCACGCTCGACGTCCTGCGCACGCCGGCGCTGCGGGAGACCGTCGCCCTCAACGTCGTCGGGTCCGTCGTGGCCGGAGCGGTCGCCGTCACGATCCCCGGGCTCGGACACCCGTACTGGGCGGTGATCGCTGTGGTGTCGACGCTGCCCGCGCTCCGGCAGCGGCACACGCTGCGTCGCGCCTGGCAGCGGGTGGTCGGCACCGTCGGGGGCACGGTCGTGGCCGTGGGGATCCTGCTGCTCGAGCCGAGCGTCTGGTGGATCGTCGTGATCGCCGTCGTCGGGCAGTTCTTCGCGGAGATCTTCGTCGCGCGGCACTACGCCGTGACCCTGCTGTTCCTCACGCCGCTCGCGCTCGCCGTGTCGTGGCTGAGCCTGCCCGAGGCGCCGGAGCTCCTCGCGCTCGACCGCATCGCGCAGACGCTGCTCGGTGCGCTCGTGAGCGTCGCGCTCCTGGTGGTCGGGCGGTTCGTCGAGCGTCGACGAGGCCGGCCGCTCGGCGCGACGAGCGCGATCCGCACCGTCTGA
- a CDS encoding fluoride efflux transporter FluC: MDTRTTDRPPHRRWRYLGLVALGGAIGTGVRAALAAAFPAVDGISWTILGINVVGAFCLGVLLEALAHAGPDLGRRRALRLFVGTGVLGGFTTYSTLADDTARLLDVGRWGAGAGYALLSVVLGLAAAAAGAWVAGARRSRGARSGGAR; encoded by the coding sequence GTGGACACCCGCACGACCGACCGGCCCCCGCACCGTCGCTGGCGGTACCTCGGACTCGTCGCGCTCGGCGGTGCGATCGGCACCGGCGTGCGGGCTGCGCTCGCCGCAGCGTTCCCCGCGGTGGACGGCATCAGCTGGACGATCCTCGGCATCAACGTCGTCGGAGCGTTCTGCCTCGGGGTGCTCCTGGAGGCACTCGCGCACGCGGGTCCGGACCTCGGCCGACGTCGGGCGCTCCGGCTGTTCGTCGGCACGGGCGTCCTCGGTGGTTTCACGACCTACTCGACCCTCGCCGACGACACCGCCCGGCTGCTCGACGTCGGGCGGTGGGGCGCCGGCGCCGGGTACGCGCTGCTGTCGGTGGTGCTCGGGCTGGCCGCCGCGGCAGCGGGAGCGTGGGTCGCCGGCGCTCGGCGCTCCCGGGGCGCTCGGAGCGGGGGTGCCCGGTGA
- the leuC gene encoding 3-isopropylmalate dehydratase large subunit, producing the protein MGKTLAEKVWDDHVVVKGEDGSPDLLYIDLHLVHEVTSPQAFDGLRQAGRPVRRLDLTIATEDHNTPTLAIDRPIADPTSRTQIETLRRNCEEFGVRLHSLGDKEQGIVHVVGPQLGLTMPGITVVCGDSHTSTHGAFGAMAFGIGTSEVEHVLATQTLPLKPFRTMAITVEGTLRPGVTAKDIILAVIAKIGTGGGQGYVLEYRGSAIRSLSVEGRMTICNMSIEAGARAGMVAPDQTTYDYVQGRDHAPTGQDWDDAVAYWDTLATDDDAVFDAEVFIDADELEPFVTWGTNPGQGVSLSETVPDPAGYSDPNDQAAAQRALEYMDLEAGTPMKDIAVDAVFMGSCTNSRIEDLRAFASVIRGRKKADGVRVMVVPGSARVRLEAEAEGLDKVFTDFGAEWRFAGCSMCLGMNPDQLAPGERCASTSNRNFEGRQGKGGRTHLVSPLVAAATAVRGTLSSPWDLETDDAIATVTDDTAATAATAEGAN; encoded by the coding sequence ATGGGAAAGACGCTCGCCGAGAAGGTGTGGGACGACCACGTCGTGGTCAAGGGCGAGGACGGGAGCCCGGACCTCCTCTACATCGACCTCCACCTCGTGCACGAGGTCACGAGCCCGCAGGCCTTCGACGGCCTCCGCCAGGCCGGCCGCCCGGTGCGTCGCCTCGACCTGACCATCGCGACCGAGGACCACAACACCCCGACCCTCGCGATCGACCGGCCCATCGCCGACCCGACGAGCCGCACGCAGATCGAGACCCTGCGTCGCAACTGCGAGGAGTTCGGCGTCCGTCTGCACTCGCTCGGCGACAAGGAGCAGGGCATCGTCCACGTGGTCGGCCCGCAGCTCGGCCTGACGATGCCCGGCATCACCGTCGTGTGCGGCGATTCGCACACGTCGACCCACGGTGCGTTCGGCGCGATGGCGTTCGGCATCGGCACGAGCGAGGTCGAGCACGTCCTCGCCACCCAGACCCTGCCGCTGAAGCCGTTCAGGACGATGGCGATCACGGTCGAGGGCACCCTGCGCCCCGGCGTCACGGCGAAGGACATCATCCTCGCCGTGATCGCGAAGATCGGCACCGGCGGCGGGCAGGGCTACGTGCTGGAGTACCGCGGCTCGGCGATCCGCTCGCTCTCGGTGGAGGGGCGCATGACGATCTGCAACATGTCGATCGAGGCCGGTGCCCGCGCCGGCATGGTCGCCCCCGACCAGACCACCTACGACTACGTGCAGGGCCGCGATCACGCACCGACCGGTCAGGACTGGGACGACGCCGTCGCGTACTGGGACACGCTGGCGACCGACGACGACGCCGTCTTCGACGCCGAGGTCTTCATCGACGCGGACGAGCTCGAGCCCTTCGTCACGTGGGGCACGAACCCCGGCCAGGGCGTGTCGCTGTCCGAGACGGTCCCGGACCCCGCGGGCTACAGCGACCCGAACGACCAGGCCGCCGCGCAGCGTGCGCTCGAGTACATGGACCTCGAGGCCGGCACACCGATGAAGGACATCGCGGTCGACGCGGTCTTCATGGGGTCCTGCACGAACTCGCGCATCGAGGACCTCCGGGCCTTCGCGTCGGTCATCCGGGGACGGAAGAAGGCGGACGGCGTGCGGGTCATGGTCGTGCCGGGGTCCGCCCGGGTCCGGCTCGAGGCCGAGGCCGAGGGGCTGGACAAGGTGTTCACCGACTTCGGCGCGGAGTGGCGGTTCGCCGGCTGCTCGATGTGCCTCGGCATGAACCCCGACCAGCTCGCACCGGGGGAGCGGTGCGCGAGCACCTCGAACCGCAACTTCGAGGGGCGGCAGGGCAAGGGCGGCCGCACGCACCTGGTCTCGCCGCTCGTCGCCGCCGCCACCGCGGTCCGGGGCACGCTGTCGAGCCCGTGGGACCTGGAGACCGACGACGCGATCGCGACGGTCACCGACGACACCGCCGCGACGGCAGCGACCGCTGAAGGAGCCAACTGA
- a CDS encoding lysophospholipid acyltransferase family protein has protein sequence MEGTTGGDGTASGAGDGLEARRASASDVTTGLPNPGRRWRRGELNTAFRITASVVIPVFRFTARYHWHGPKRLPEGGAFVLAPNHFTNIDPLVVGTAVWLSRRAPRFLAKASIFRVPVVGKLMAGMGQIPVERSGRTRLNDPLGGGRSVIEQGGAIIVYPEGTLTRDPDLWPMRGKTGAVRIALENDVPLIPMAHWGTQRIMGRYAKKLRLFPPSRVDVIVGDPVDLSAYRGKPLDQKTLLAATDLLMRRITELLEELRGEQAPATRWDPAANDQKETGKFD, from the coding sequence GTGGAGGGCACGACGGGCGGCGACGGCACGGCGAGCGGCGCGGGTGACGGCCTGGAGGCACGGCGTGCGTCCGCCTCCGACGTCACCACGGGCCTCCCGAACCCGGGGCGCCGGTGGCGGCGCGGCGAGCTGAACACCGCCTTCCGCATCACGGCGTCCGTGGTGATCCCGGTCTTCCGGTTCACCGCCCGCTACCACTGGCACGGACCGAAGCGCCTGCCGGAGGGCGGCGCCTTCGTGCTGGCCCCGAACCACTTCACGAACATCGACCCGCTCGTGGTCGGCACCGCCGTCTGGCTGTCCCGCCGTGCGCCGCGGTTCCTCGCGAAGGCGTCGATCTTCCGGGTGCCGGTCGTCGGCAAGCTCATGGCCGGCATGGGGCAGATCCCGGTCGAGCGTTCCGGCCGCACGCGCCTGAACGACCCGCTCGGCGGCGGCAGGTCCGTCATCGAGCAGGGTGGAGCGATCATCGTCTACCCCGAGGGCACGCTCACCCGTGACCCCGACCTGTGGCCCATGCGCGGCAAGACCGGCGCGGTGCGGATCGCGCTCGAGAACGACGTCCCGCTCATCCCGATGGCCCACTGGGGCACGCAGCGGATCATGGGCCGGTACGCGAAGAAGCTCCGGCTGTTCCCGCCGTCGCGCGTCGACGTGATCGTCGGCGACCCGGTCGACCTGTCGGCGTACCGCGGGAAGCCGCTCGACCAGAAGACCCTGCTGGCGGCGACCGACCTGCTCATGCGCCGGATCACCGAGCTGCTCGAGGAGCTCCGTGGCGAGCAGGCACCGGCGACCCGGTGGGACCCGGCCGCCAACGACCAGAAGGAGACCGGGAAGTTTGACTGA
- the murA gene encoding UDP-N-acetylglucosamine 1-carboxyvinyltransferase, whose protein sequence is MNSLVQDAAAAGARVGLKSDEIVIRGGKPLVGRIEVRGAKNLATKAMVASLLGDTPSILKDVPDISDVKVVRGLLEVHGVRITDPARGELILDPANVESAHFAEIDAHAGSSRIPILFCGPLLHKLGEAFIPDLGGCRIGDRPIDFHLDALRAMGAVVDKQLNGIHLTAPDGLKGAKIELPYPSVGATEQVLLSSVLAEGVTELRNAAIEPEIMDLIAILQKMGAIVTVEPSRTIFIEGVESLRGYTHRAINDRNEAASWASAALATNGDIFVEGADQQDLMTFLNVFRKVGGGFDIQEDGIRFYRERETLRPVVVETDVHPGFMTDWQQPLVVALTQAEGTSIVHETVYENRFGFTDALNEMGADIVVHKEGLPGHDRRVARRPFEQAAVITGPTTLHAANVRVPDLRGGFSHLIAALTAEGESHITNVGIISRGYEHFIPKLRKLGADFDFAG, encoded by the coding sequence GTGAACTCCCTCGTACAGGACGCAGCAGCAGCAGGGGCCCGCGTCGGCCTCAAGTCGGACGAGATCGTCATCCGGGGCGGCAAGCCGCTCGTGGGGCGCATCGAGGTCCGCGGCGCGAAGAACCTCGCGACCAAGGCGATGGTCGCCTCGCTGCTCGGCGACACCCCGTCGATCCTCAAGGACGTGCCGGACATCTCCGACGTGAAGGTCGTCCGCGGCCTGCTCGAGGTGCACGGTGTGCGGATCACGGACCCTGCACGAGGCGAGCTCATCCTCGACCCGGCGAACGTCGAGTCGGCGCACTTCGCCGAGATCGACGCCCACGCCGGCTCGAGCCGCATCCCGATCCTGTTCTGCGGTCCGCTGCTGCACAAGCTCGGCGAGGCCTTCATCCCCGACCTCGGCGGCTGCCGCATCGGCGACCGTCCGATCGACTTCCACCTCGACGCCCTGCGCGCGATGGGTGCCGTGGTCGACAAGCAGCTCAACGGCATCCACCTCACGGCCCCGGACGGTCTCAAGGGTGCGAAGATCGAACTGCCGTACCCGAGCGTCGGGGCGACCGAGCAGGTCCTGCTCTCGTCGGTCCTGGCCGAGGGCGTCACCGAGCTCCGCAACGCGGCGATCGAGCCCGAGATCATGGACCTCATCGCGATCCTGCAGAAGATGGGCGCGATCGTCACGGTCGAGCCGAGCCGCACGATCTTCATCGAGGGCGTCGAGTCGCTGCGCGGGTACACGCACCGCGCGATCAACGACCGCAACGAGGCCGCGAGCTGGGCCTCCGCCGCGCTCGCCACCAACGGCGACATCTTCGTCGAGGGTGCCGACCAGCAGGACCTCATGACGTTCCTCAACGTCTTCCGCAAGGTGGGTGGCGGGTTCGACATCCAGGAGGACGGCATCCGCTTCTACCGCGAGCGCGAGACCCTGCGCCCGGTCGTCGTCGAGACCGACGTCCACCCCGGCTTCATGACGGACTGGCAGCAGCCGCTCGTCGTCGCGCTGACCCAGGCCGAGGGCACGAGCATCGTGCACGAGACCGTGTACGAGAACCGCTTCGGCTTCACCGACGCCCTGAACGAGATGGGTGCCGACATCGTCGTGCACAAGGAGGGGCTGCCCGGGCACGACCGCCGTGTCGCCCGCCGCCCGTTCGAGCAGGCCGCGGTCATCACCGGCCCGACGACGCTGCACGCCGCGAACGTCCGCGTCCCCGACCTGCGCGGCGGCTTCAGCCACCTCATCGCGGCCCTGACGGCCGAGGGCGAGTCGCACATCACGAACGTCGGCATCATCAGCCGCGGGTACGAGCACTTCATCCCGAAGCTGCGCAAGCTCGGCGCCGACTTCGACTTCGCGGGCTAG
- a CDS encoding histidine phosphatase family protein, whose product MTSERPGELVLVRHGETEWSKSGQHTGRTDIPLTDEGIEQAKRAGRYLADRTFALALSSPLQRARDTAALVGVDPELDEDLYEWDYGAYEGLTTPQIKVKRHGPWDLWTDGVPAGDTPGENAAEVRVRVERVLNRVRPVLAEGDDAIVVAHGHVLRALGAAWIRLAPQDGAVLKLGTATVSSLGYEHGRPVIDSWNVAPRD is encoded by the coding sequence ATGACCTCGGAACGCCCCGGCGAACTCGTCCTCGTCCGCCACGGAGAGACGGAGTGGTCGAAGAGCGGTCAGCACACCGGCCGCACCGACATCCCGCTCACCGACGAGGGCATCGAGCAGGCGAAGCGCGCCGGCCGGTACCTCGCCGACCGCACCTTCGCGCTCGCGCTCTCGAGCCCGCTGCAGCGCGCGCGGGACACCGCTGCGCTCGTCGGCGTCGACCCCGAGCTCGACGAGGACCTGTACGAGTGGGACTACGGCGCGTACGAGGGCCTGACCACCCCGCAGATCAAGGTCAAGCGGCACGGCCCGTGGGACCTCTGGACCGACGGGGTCCCTGCCGGCGACACCCCGGGGGAGAACGCCGCCGAGGTCCGGGTCCGCGTCGAGCGGGTCCTGAACCGCGTCCGTCCGGTCCTCGCCGAGGGCGACGACGCGATCGTGGTCGCGCACGGACACGTGCTCCGCGCGCTCGGTGCCGCCTGGATCCGCCTCGCGCCGCAGGACGGAGCCGTGCTCAAGCTCGGCACCGCCACCGTGAGCTCGCTCGGCTACGAGCACGGCCGCCCCGTCATCGACTCCTGGAACGTCGCCCCGCGCGACTGA
- the crcB gene encoding fluoride efflux transporter CrcB, whose amino-acid sequence MTVLGLLLVSLGGGVGAALRCWLDGTVKARVDGTALGRFPLGTLVINVTGSLVLGLVTGLGETGALGPSVVAVLGTGMMGGYTTFSTASVETVQLLRSGKTRTAVLNGLGMLVVSVGAAALGLLIGRNT is encoded by the coding sequence GTGACCGTGCTCGGACTCCTGCTGGTCTCCCTCGGCGGCGGGGTCGGCGCTGCGCTGCGCTGCTGGCTCGACGGCACCGTCAAGGCCCGGGTGGACGGCACCGCGCTCGGACGCTTCCCGCTCGGCACGCTCGTCATCAACGTCACGGGATCGCTCGTGCTCGGGCTCGTCACCGGGCTCGGGGAGACCGGCGCCCTCGGCCCCTCGGTGGTCGCCGTGCTCGGGACGGGCATGATGGGCGGGTACACGACGTTCTCGACGGCGAGCGTCGAGACCGTGCAGCTCCTCCGATCCGGCAAGACCCGGACCGCCGTCCTGAACGGCCTCGGGATGCTCGTCGTCTCGGTCGGCGCAGCCGCGCTCGGCCTGCTCATCGGAAGGAACACATGA
- a CDS encoding D-alanine--D-alanine ligase family protein, whose product MPTIAPAPTTVAVLFGGRSSEHEISCVTAGGIMDVVDRSVYAVVPIGITKEGAFTLQSDDPAQWALRDGALPVVPDNGTRVAFPTSPATNELVVSHPDGSVTTIAVDVAFPILHGPFGEDGTVQGLLEVAGLPYVGDGVLASALAMDKHTAKAVLEHAGLRVAPWTTVLRRQWSADPDGVAEAVAVHGWPLFVKPARAGSSMGVSRVDEPSQLAAAMDLAFEHDAKVIVEPRVVGREVEVAVLEGRDGVPRTSLPGEIVVAEDGFYDFASKYLGGDEALLCPAPLTADETDAIRSIGARAFEAIGGAGLARVDCFLTDDGFVVNEVNTMPGFTPLSMYPRCWAASGMSYGELVAELIELGRVAVR is encoded by the coding sequence ATGCCCACGATCGCTCCCGCTCCCACGACCGTCGCCGTGCTGTTCGGCGGCCGGTCCAGCGAGCACGAGATCAGCTGCGTGACCGCCGGCGGGATCATGGACGTCGTCGATCGCTCGGTCTACGCGGTCGTGCCGATCGGCATCACGAAGGAGGGCGCCTTCACCCTGCAGTCCGACGACCCGGCGCAGTGGGCGCTCCGGGACGGTGCGCTCCCCGTCGTGCCGGACAACGGCACCCGTGTGGCGTTCCCCACGTCGCCGGCCACGAACGAGCTGGTCGTGTCGCACCCGGACGGCTCGGTCACGACGATCGCGGTCGACGTGGCGTTCCCGATCCTGCACGGTCCGTTCGGTGAGGACGGCACGGTCCAGGGGCTCCTCGAGGTCGCCGGGCTGCCGTACGTCGGCGACGGCGTCCTCGCGAGCGCCCTGGCGATGGACAAGCACACCGCGAAGGCCGTGCTGGAGCACGCCGGGCTGCGGGTCGCGCCCTGGACGACGGTGCTCCGCCGGCAGTGGTCGGCCGACCCCGACGGCGTCGCCGAGGCCGTCGCGGTGCACGGGTGGCCGCTCTTCGTGAAGCCCGCCCGCGCCGGGTCGAGCATGGGCGTGTCCCGGGTCGACGAGCCGTCGCAGCTCGCGGCCGCGATGGACCTGGCGTTCGAGCACGACGCGAAGGTGATCGTCGAACCGCGCGTCGTCGGGCGCGAGGTCGAGGTCGCGGTGCTCGAGGGCCGCGACGGTGTCCCGCGCACGAGCCTGCCGGGCGAGATCGTCGTGGCGGAGGACGGCTTCTACGACTTCGCGTCGAAGTACCTGGGCGGCGACGAGGCGCTCCTCTGCCCCGCGCCCCTGACCGCCGACGAGACCGACGCGATCCGGTCGATCGGTGCACGGGCGTTCGAGGCGATCGGCGGTGCGGGTCTCGCGCGCGTGGACTGCTTCCTGACCGACGACGGCTTCGTCGTGAACGAGGTCAACACCATGCCGGGGTTCACGCCGCTGTCGATGTACCCGCGCTGCTGGGCGGCGTCCGGGATGTCCTACGGCGAACTCGTCGCCGAGCTCATCGAGCTGGGACGGGTCGCCGTCCGCTGA